A portion of the Microtus ochrogaster isolate Prairie Vole_2 unplaced genomic scaffold, MicOch1.0 UNK68, whole genome shotgun sequence genome contains these proteins:
- the LOC101986342 gene encoding protein DGCR6, producing the protein MDRYAAAGDEAADRARQQERHYQLLSALQSLVKELPSSFQQRLSYTTLSDLALALLDGTVFEIVQGLLEIQHLTEKSLYNQRLRLQNEHRVLRQALRQKHLEAQQTCRPHNLPVLQAAQQRELEAMEHRIREEQQTMDRKIVLELDRKVADQQSTLEKAGVAGFYVTTNPQELTLQMNLLELIRKLQQRGCQVGKAAL; encoded by the exons ATGGACCGCTACGCGGCCGCCGGGGATGAGGCGGCCGACCGGGCCCGGCAGCAGGAGCGGCACTACCAGCTGCTGTCAGCGCTGCAGAGCCTGGTCAAGGAGCTGCCCAG ctcctttcaGCAGCGCCTGTCCTACACAACGCTCAGCGACTTGGCTCTGGCGCTGCTCGACGGCACCGTGTTCGAGATCGTGCAGGGGCTTCTGGAGATCCAGCATCTCACCGAGAAGAGCCTGTACAACCAGCGACTGCGGCTGCAGAACGAACACCGAG TGCTCAGGCAGGCCCTAAGGCAGAAGCATCTGGAAGCCCAGCAAACCTGCCGGCCCCACAACTTGCCAGTGCTCCAGGCAGCCCAGCAGCGTGAGCTGGAG GCCATGGAGCATCGAATCCGGGAGGAACAGCAGACAATGGACCGTAagattgtcctggaactggacCGGAAGGTTGCCGACCAGCAGAGCACACTGGAGAAGGCAGGAGTAGCTGGTTTCTACGTGACCACAAATCCTCAG GAGCTGACGCTGCAGATGAACCTATTGGAACTCATCAGGAAGCTGCAGCAGAGAGGCTGCCAAGTAGGAAAGGCAGCCCTGTGA